A region of Pyxidicoccus parkwaysis DNA encodes the following proteins:
- the thrC gene encoding threonine synthase: MILPDPKFHAEYTCSEGCDFRASLLEVVYRCPRCGGLLEVSHDVAALKAVPAVMWKRRFESRFGSSRLPEASGVWGKREWVFPQLPMEDMVSLGEGRVPLKPLPRMASELGLAALDLKECGVSPTGSFKDWGMTVLVSAVKHMRAKGVPVRAVACASTGDTSAALSAYCAAAGIPAVVFLPRDKVSLAQLVQPIANGARVLSLDTDFDGCMKLVQAVTADTGLYLANSMNSLRIEGQKVVAVELCQDLGWEPPDWVVIPGGNLGNASALGKGFELMRELGLIERLPRIAVAQAQRANPLARAFRGGFKELLPMQAEKTLASAIQIGNPVSFKRAVRILKAFDGVVEEATESELANAAARADREGTFTCPQTGVALAALEKLVAQGVIAKGSRVAVISTAHGLKFADFKVGYHRSTLADVTSRYANPPVELPANLDAVRGALADLGA, encoded by the coding sequence ATGATTCTCCCGGATCCGAAGTTCCACGCCGAGTACACGTGCAGCGAGGGTTGTGACTTCCGCGCCTCCTTGCTGGAGGTGGTGTACCGGTGCCCGCGCTGCGGCGGACTGCTGGAGGTGTCGCACGACGTGGCGGCCCTGAAGGCGGTGCCCGCCGTGATGTGGAAGCGGCGCTTCGAGTCGCGCTTCGGCTCCTCGCGGCTGCCGGAGGCGTCGGGTGTGTGGGGCAAGCGCGAGTGGGTGTTTCCGCAGCTCCCCATGGAGGACATGGTGTCCCTGGGCGAGGGGCGCGTGCCGCTCAAGCCGCTGCCGCGCATGGCCTCGGAGCTGGGGCTGGCGGCGCTCGACTTGAAGGAGTGCGGCGTCTCGCCGACGGGGAGCTTCAAGGACTGGGGGATGACCGTCCTGGTCTCCGCGGTGAAGCACATGCGCGCGAAGGGCGTGCCGGTGCGCGCGGTGGCGTGCGCGTCCACGGGAGACACGTCCGCGGCGCTGTCCGCCTACTGCGCGGCGGCGGGGATTCCGGCGGTGGTCTTCCTCCCGCGCGACAAGGTATCGCTCGCGCAGCTCGTGCAGCCCATCGCCAACGGCGCGCGGGTGCTGTCGCTGGACACGGACTTCGACGGCTGCATGAAGCTGGTGCAGGCGGTGACGGCGGACACGGGCCTGTACCTGGCCAACTCGATGAACTCCCTGCGCATCGAGGGTCAGAAGGTGGTCGCAGTGGAGCTGTGCCAGGACCTGGGCTGGGAGCCGCCGGACTGGGTGGTGATTCCGGGCGGCAACCTGGGCAACGCGAGCGCGCTGGGCAAGGGCTTCGAGCTGATGCGGGAGCTGGGCCTCATCGAGCGCCTGCCTCGCATCGCCGTGGCGCAGGCGCAGCGCGCCAACCCGTTGGCCCGCGCCTTCCGCGGCGGCTTCAAGGAGCTGCTGCCGATGCAGGCGGAGAAGACGCTGGCGTCCGCCATCCAGATTGGCAACCCGGTGTCCTTCAAGCGCGCGGTGCGCATCCTCAAGGCCTTCGACGGCGTGGTGGAGGAAGCCACCGAGTCCGAGCTGGCCAACGCCGCGGCGCGTGCGGACCGCGAGGGCACCTTCACGTGTCCGCAGACGGGCGTGGCGCTGGCCGCGCTGGAGAAGCTGGTGGCGCAGGGCGTGATTGCGAAGGGCTCGCGCGTGGCGGTGATTTCCACCGCGCACGGGCTGAAGTTCGCGGACTTCAAGGTGGGCTACCACCGGAGCACGCTCGCGGATGTGACGAGCCGCTACGCGAATCCGCCCGTGGAGCTGCCCGCGAACCTGGACGCGGTGCGCGGCGCGCTGGCCGACCTGGGCGCGTAG